A DNA window from Leptolyngbya subtilissima AS-A7 contains the following coding sequences:
- a CDS encoding nucleoside monophosphate kinase — protein MKTKQFILLGLPGVGLKAQAAALAERWQVPHVAMGELVRGAIAAETAIGVEARPYVDAGELIPDALAMKLIRKRFEQPDTMLKGWVLEGFPRSLAQVQAFDEWWAAVGQPPATAAYLKATTEFLIIRLLNESSEKPPISTIRDRLETYQQSLEPLIEYYQQRSQLATINANLSSAEVANALTQLGEEDTGAAKLIRDEAELDALLASEPLLVVDCMASWCGSCKQVTPSIDKLAEAYSDSVTVRKIDFDANRQITKRFELKGIPAVMFFRDGERLETLTGIKSYQEYNAAVTRLLA, from the coding sequence ATGAAAACTAAGCAATTTATCCTACTGGGCCTTCCTGGCGTAGGGCTAAAGGCGCAAGCGGCTGCGCTAGCTGAACGCTGGCAAGTTCCCCATGTGGCTATGGGGGAACTGGTTCGCGGGGCGATCGCCGCAGAGACTGCGATTGGTGTAGAGGCTCGTCCCTACGTAGATGCGGGCGAGCTGATTCCCGATGCTCTGGCCATGAAGCTGATCCGCAAGCGGTTTGAGCAGCCCGATACTATGCTCAAAGGCTGGGTTTTGGAGGGATTCCCGCGATCGCTGGCTCAGGTCCAGGCGTTTGATGAGTGGTGGGCAGCGGTAGGGCAGCCACCAGCGACGGCGGCTTATCTCAAAGCGACAACTGAGTTTTTGATCATCCGACTCTTAAACGAAAGCAGCGAAAAGCCGCCAATTTCCACCATCCGAGACCGGTTAGAGACCTATCAGCAGTCGTTAGAGCCGCTGATTGAGTACTATCAGCAGCGATCGCAGCTCGCCACCATTAATGCCAACCTGTCGTCTGCGGAGGTAGCCAACGCTCTGACCCAGCTGGGCGAAGAAGACACGGGTGCCGCCAAACTAATTCGCGACGAGGCTGAACTCGATGCGCTGTTGGCCAGTGAACCCTTGCTGGTGGTCGATTGTATGGCGTCTTGGTGTGGCTCTTGCAAACAGGTGACGCCATCGATCGATAAACTAGCCGAGGCCTACAGTGATTCGGTCACGGTGAGAAAGATCGACTTTGATGCTAATCGGCAGATCACCAAGCGATTTGAGCTCAAGGGCATACCGGCGGTGATGTTCTTTAGAGATGGCGAGCGGCTGGAGACCCTAACAGGAATCAAGTCTTATCAGGAATACAATGCGGCGGTAACTCGCCTGTTGGCTTGA